The following are from one region of the Amedibacterium intestinale genome:
- a CDS encoding MATE family efflux transporter: protein MEQRGKSGLMTEGTIWKQLLLFSVPLLLGNLFQQMYNAVDSIVVGNYIGPQALAAVGSSAPVINLLVSIFMGISVGAGVIISRYFGARNIENLQDSIHTSLAFSIAAGIIMTIVGVLLSPLILQWIGTPQDVMGNSVLYLRIYFCGILSVLVYNMGSGILRAVGDSKNPLYFLIVSSITNIILDLLFVVVLKMGIAGVGWATLISQTISAILTLILLIKTKQEYKVTLKKIRFHKERLIEIIRLGLPSGIQNGVVSFSNVIVQSNINAFGSVAMAGCGAYTKIDGFAILPVMSFSMALTTFTGQNMGANKLERVHQGAKTGIFMSVATTVVISILLELFGPQVLSIFTDNQQVIHYGLYMLHILAPCYIFLAISHAFSGIIRGAGITTIPMIVMISCWCVLRMAWILTSVPIFHDIGVVFMGWPITWFASALWLFLYYKKGNWMKQN, encoded by the coding sequence ATGGAACAAAGAGGAAAAAGCGGTTTAATGACAGAAGGTACCATTTGGAAACAACTTCTTCTATTTTCTGTACCTTTATTGTTAGGAAATCTTTTCCAGCAAATGTATAATGCTGTCGATTCTATCGTTGTAGGTAATTATATAGGGCCGCAAGCTTTGGCAGCTGTAGGTTCCAGTGCCCCAGTCATCAATTTGCTTGTCAGTATTTTTATGGGAATATCGGTTGGGGCCGGTGTTATTATTTCACGATATTTTGGCGCAAGAAACATAGAAAATTTACAAGACAGCATTCACACATCTTTAGCTTTCAGTATTGCTGCAGGGATCATTATGACTATAGTAGGCGTTCTTCTTTCTCCTTTGATCCTTCAATGGATTGGAACGCCACAAGATGTTATGGGAAATTCTGTATTATATCTTCGTATTTATTTTTGTGGAATCTTATCTGTTCTTGTCTATAATATGGGAAGTGGAATTTTACGTGCTGTAGGAGATTCCAAAAACCCTTTATATTTTTTAATTGTATCTAGTATAACAAATATTATTCTAGATTTATTGTTTGTTGTCGTATTAAAAATGGGGATTGCCGGAGTTGGGTGGGCAACCCTGATATCACAAACCATCAGTGCTATTTTAACTCTTATCTTATTAATAAAAACAAAGCAGGAATATAAAGTAACACTTAAAAAGATACGTTTCCATAAAGAACGCTTAATAGAAATTATTCGTTTAGGTTTACCTAGCGGTATTCAAAATGGTGTTGTTTCTTTTTCAAATGTCATTGTACAAAGCAATATTAATGCTTTTGGTTCTGTTGCAATGGCAGGATGTGGAGCATATACAAAAATTGATGGTTTTGCGATTCTGCCTGTCATGAGCTTCTCCATGGCACTTACTACATTTACAGGACAAAATATGGGAGCTAACAAACTAGAACGTGTTCATCAAGGTGCGAAAACGGGTATTTTCATGAGTGTAGCTACAACCGTAGTTATATCTATTCTATTGGAATTGTTTGGCCCTCAAGTTCTTTCTATCTTTACAGATAACCAGCAGGTTATTCATTATGGTTTGTATATGCTTCATATACTTGCTCCTTGTTATATTTTCCTTGCGATATCCCATGCATTTAGCGGTATTATTCGAGGGGCTGGTATTACTACCATTCCTATGATTGTTATGATTAGCTGCTGGTGTGTTCTTAGAATGGCATGGATTCTAACAAGTGTACCTATCTTTCATGATATTGGAGTTGTCTTCATGGGCTGGCCAATTACATGGTTTGCCAGTGCCTTATGGTTATTCTTATATTATAAAAAAGGTAACTGGATGAAACAAAATTAA
- the ispD gene encoding 2-C-methyl-D-erythritol 4-phosphate cytidylyltransferase has product MEYTALVVAAGSGSRVGLGYNKMLYKLQNGNTILEETLQVFQQDARCHQIVVVASAQDMETFHEVCDEKNICIVEGGTTRQESVWNGLQKVNCSHVLIHDGARPWLSIDCIDRIVEKLETCNACLLMVPVKDTIKVVENGIVKHTPQRSTLWQAQTPQAFRTECIKEAFEVAFEKGIEATDDAQIMELCGKEKVEVVEGSYENQKVTTIEDLQGK; this is encoded by the coding sequence ATGGAGTATACAGCATTAGTTGTAGCGGCAGGAAGTGGAAGTCGTGTTGGATTAGGTTATAATAAAATGTTATATAAACTGCAGAATGGAAATACCATTTTAGAGGAAACGTTACAGGTGTTTCAACAGGATGCAAGGTGTCATCAAATTGTGGTAGTCGCAAGTGCACAGGATATGGAAACATTTCATGAAGTGTGTGATGAAAAAAATATATGTATAGTAGAAGGTGGAACAACTCGTCAGGAATCCGTATGGAATGGGCTGCAGAAAGTAAACTGCTCACATGTCTTGATTCATGATGGGGCAAGACCATGGCTTAGCATCGATTGTATTGATCGAATTGTGGAAAAATTAGAGACGTGCAATGCGTGTTTGTTGATGGTACCGGTAAAGGATACAATCAAGGTTGTGGAAAATGGAATTGTGAAACATACCCCACAAAGAAGTACACTTTGGCAGGCACAGACTCCACAGGCTTTTCGAACAGAATGTATAAAAGAAGCGTTTGAGGTTGCATTTGAAAAAGGGATTGAGGCAACAGATGATGCCCAAATCATGGAGTTATGTGGAAAAGAAAAAGTAGAAGTTGTAGAAGGAAGTTATGAAAATCAGAAAGTAACGACCATAGAGGATTTACAAGGAAAGTAA